From the Rhodoferax mekongensis genome, one window contains:
- the flgK gene encoding flagellar hook-associated protein FlgK, with product MSVLNIGTRALQANQIALQTAGNNIANVNTPGYSRQSVVLTAVAGQFSGGGYVGKGVDVQTIQRNFSTFLTRQATLASATQNADLARSNKLNQLQDIFSGGSTGLGAAVSDMMNAFSDVASAPTDLTARTVALTRVDETAGRFRTASQALDDLQTGVQQELSQKADAINTLARNIADVNEEIARAQGSGQPPNDLLDRRDQLVRELNQYVQTTSIPADDGTVGIFLAGSQPLVLGTTVSPVSIVSDEFGDPLKSKLAITRDGQQILLDENALGGGEVSGLLRFQNNDLAEGRNLLGRLTLAITMEMNAQHKLGLDLDGNAGGDLFTTIDLNTTANIRAPEAPAKVNSNPLVQITMTVTDTTQLAASDYTINFNSATSGTITRLSDGKVTNFTQTLPSTTLATVDGITFDMPSAALATPQVPTVGDRFLIKPFSTSASNVARVFSTPRQLAVASPIAGAMGTTNKGSLQQVSLTALSNNQTATPHAPVKLTFTSATTYTRSDELPTPDTTVYTFDPNTAITAVDPLANWSLKLTGTPKAGDTFTVVDIKDPAYKLDLKLNGGNATAMMNLRDKAMFDGAAMTDGYASAISQIGIRTQSASYAATVSSSIAANLEKDRSAVSGVNLDEEAAKLIQFQQAYQASAKMIQIAQNIFDTLIQGLGR from the coding sequence ATGAGCGTTCTCAACATCGGCACCCGCGCCCTGCAAGCCAACCAGATTGCCCTGCAAACGGCAGGCAACAACATTGCCAACGTCAACACGCCCGGCTATTCCCGCCAGAGCGTGGTGCTGACTGCAGTCGCAGGACAGTTCAGTGGTGGTGGCTATGTCGGCAAAGGGGTCGATGTACAAACCATACAGCGCAACTTCAGCACATTTTTGACACGCCAGGCCACACTGGCCAGCGCCACCCAAAATGCCGATCTGGCTCGCTCCAACAAACTCAACCAGTTGCAAGACATTTTTTCAGGCGGCAGCACTGGGCTGGGAGCAGCAGTCAGCGACATGATGAATGCGTTCTCTGATGTCGCCAGTGCGCCCACCGACCTGACAGCGCGCACCGTCGCACTGACTCGGGTGGATGAAACGGCAGGTCGTTTCCGCACTGCCTCCCAGGCATTGGATGATCTGCAAACGGGCGTGCAGCAGGAGCTATCGCAAAAGGCGGATGCCATCAACACATTGGCACGCAACATCGCTGACGTGAATGAGGAAATCGCCCGGGCACAGGGGTCCGGCCAGCCACCCAACGATCTGTTGGACCGTCGCGACCAACTGGTGCGCGAACTCAACCAATATGTGCAAACCACGTCCATTCCTGCGGACGACGGAACGGTCGGAATTTTCTTGGCGGGCAGCCAACCGCTGGTGCTGGGAACTACGGTGTCCCCGGTGTCTATCGTCAGTGACGAATTCGGCGACCCCCTCAAGAGCAAACTCGCAATCACCCGTGACGGACAGCAGATTCTGTTGGACGAAAATGCATTGGGGGGTGGTGAAGTCTCCGGGTTGCTGCGTTTTCAAAACAACGATCTGGCAGAAGGACGCAACCTGCTCGGGCGCCTGACCTTGGCCATCACCATGGAAATGAATGCCCAGCACAAGCTGGGGCTCGATCTGGACGGTAACGCCGGCGGCGACCTCTTCACCACTATCGATCTGAACACGACAGCCAATATCCGTGCGCCAGAGGCTCCGGCCAAAGTCAACTCCAACCCCTTGGTGCAAATCACGATGACCGTGACCGACACCACCCAGCTGGCTGCGTCGGACTACACCATCAACTTCAACTCGGCTACCAGCGGTACCATCACCCGTCTGTCCGATGGCAAGGTGACCAACTTCACGCAGACCTTGCCCTCCACCACTTTGGCTACTGTGGATGGCATCACGTTTGACATGCCCAGCGCAGCGCTTGCTACCCCCCAAGTACCGACGGTGGGCGACCGTTTTCTGATCAAACCCTTCTCCACTTCCGCCAGCAATGTCGCACGGGTTTTCTCGACGCCACGCCAGCTGGCCGTTGCCAGCCCCATCGCCGGGGCGATGGGCACCACCAACAAAGGGAGTCTTCAGCAAGTTTCCCTGACGGCATTGAGCAACAACCAAACTGCGACGCCACATGCGCCGGTCAAGCTCACCTTTACCAGCGCGACTACGTACACCCGCAGCGACGAACTGCCGACACCGGACACGACCGTCTACACTTTTGACCCCAATACTGCAATTACCGCAGTGGACCCTTTGGCCAATTGGAGCCTCAAGCTCACTGGTACGCCCAAGGCCGGAGATACATTCACGGTTGTGGACATCAAGGACCCGGCCTACAAACTGGACCTCAAACTGAATGGCGGAAACGCCACGGCCATGATGAACCTGCGGGACAAAGCCATGTTTGACGGTGCAGCCATGACCGATGGCTACGCCAGCGCCATCTCGCAAATCGGCATTCGCACCCAAAGCGCAAGCTACGCGGCCACGGTTTCAAGTTCGATTGCGGCCAACCTCGAGAAAGACCGCAGCGCGGTGTCTGGCGTGAATCTGGACGAAGAGGCCGCCAAATTGATCCAGTTCCAACAAGCCTACCAAGCGTCCGCCAAAATGATTCAGATTGCCCAAAACATCTTCGATACCCTGATCCAGGGGCTGGGCCGCTAA
- the flgJ gene encoding flagellar assembly peptidoglycan hydrolase FlgJ gives MGYGSFNGVSMAPSMQDLAADARSLGALKAGADKATPETIRATAKQFESLFMRELIKSMREATMKSGMLDNPGSDLGTDLLDQQFSVAMSGQPGGLSDLISQQLARQMGVEMPGHGDNIERPPMAVNAPESLSSKTGTDKLTASDAVLAPVKTKKAPTAAQAEFVAKHSETANKIEKATGIPASFMLGQAGHETGWGRQQIRNKDGSNSFNLFGIKAGASWTGKVAEITTTEYVNGVAQKKVAKFRAYASFEDSFKDYARLISDSPRYAKAREQTKSVTAFASGLQKAGYATDPEYAAKLSRAINTTLQLRRAQVQV, from the coding sequence ATGGGTTACGGTTCATTCAACGGCGTCTCCATGGCGCCCAGCATGCAAGACCTGGCTGCAGATGCGCGCTCCTTGGGCGCACTGAAAGCGGGTGCTGACAAGGCGACTCCGGAAACCATTCGCGCAACCGCCAAGCAATTTGAGTCACTTTTCATGCGTGAGCTCATCAAAAGCATGCGTGAGGCCACCATGAAGTCCGGCATGCTGGACAACCCCGGTAGCGACCTGGGAACGGACTTGCTGGATCAACAGTTCTCTGTCGCGATGTCAGGCCAGCCAGGCGGTCTGTCCGACCTGATTTCACAACAGCTGGCCCGTCAGATGGGCGTTGAAATGCCGGGCCATGGCGACAACATTGAGCGCCCACCTATGGCGGTCAATGCCCCGGAGAGTCTGAGCAGCAAGACCGGTACAGATAAATTGACGGCTTCTGATGCGGTACTCGCGCCCGTGAAAACCAAAAAGGCGCCGACCGCCGCCCAAGCGGAATTTGTCGCCAAGCACTCCGAGACCGCCAACAAAATTGAAAAGGCCACCGGCATACCTGCCAGCTTCATGCTGGGGCAAGCGGGCCATGAAACCGGCTGGGGTCGGCAGCAGATCAGGAACAAAGACGGCAGCAACTCTTTCAACCTGTTCGGCATCAAGGCTGGCGCCAGTTGGACTGGCAAAGTGGCCGAGATCACCACCACGGAATATGTGAATGGTGTGGCACAAAAGAAAGTCGCCAAATTCCGTGCCTACGCCTCATTTGAAGACTCTTTCAAGGACTACGCCCGTTTGATCTCGGACAGCCCGCGCTACGCCAAGGCCAGGGAACAAACCAAGTCTGTCACCGCATTTGCCAGTGGCCTGCAAAAAGCCGGGTATGCCACGGACCCCGAGTACGCAGCCAAGCTGAGCCGCGCCATCAACACCACCCTGCAACTGCGCCGGGCGCAAGTACAGGTCTAA
- the flgL gene encoding flagellar hook-associated protein FlgL, which produces MAVNLSRLASANTYDNALSNLSKRQTALSNLQENLTSGKRVVRASDDPTGAAQAERALTRLSRIATDQRALEAQRNTIANAESTLGDVVDALQQFRELVVSAGNGSHTPAERTTIANQLQGLREQILGYANRKDTNGQPLFGALASAAEPFSGPSATAPDYTYNGLPGQTATSNTSIASALDGESAFMHQPSRDGVYNVSVGNLTTGSISNGRALTTGNVSVTDASLVTRATYKITFGPVVAGATAGTSSTSYTIEEIPATGDLPTFPGPPYQVGPFTVPDYPSSKPVSVLIADQAGPPAITGMPGLSLTITGTPAAGDVVTVDPNPSIFSVMDDAIRDIGGAANANAATQAVGQALHNLDIGMNRVSAIRGQAGDLLNRADRITSNQESKSIQLEADRSRAEDLDMIKGVADFQNQQTAYQAALQSYAQVQKLSLFNFIS; this is translated from the coding sequence ATGGCTGTCAATCTCTCCCGCCTCGCTTCTGCGAACACCTATGACAACGCACTGAGCAATCTGTCCAAGCGACAGACCGCACTTTCCAACCTACAGGAAAACCTCACCTCCGGCAAGCGCGTAGTGCGAGCCAGCGACGATCCCACCGGCGCAGCCCAAGCCGAGCGCGCACTGACCCGCCTCTCCCGCATTGCCACCGATCAACGCGCCCTGGAAGCACAACGCAACACCATTGCCAATGCCGAGAGCACGCTGGGTGACGTGGTAGATGCCCTGCAACAGTTCCGCGAGCTGGTGGTGAGTGCCGGCAACGGCAGCCACACACCCGCGGAGCGGACTACCATCGCCAACCAGCTCCAAGGCTTGCGTGAGCAAATCCTGGGCTACGCCAATCGCAAGGACACCAATGGCCAACCTCTGTTCGGAGCCCTGGCCAGCGCGGCCGAACCGTTCAGCGGCCCCAGTGCGACAGCACCGGACTACACCTACAACGGCTTGCCGGGCCAGACCGCAACCAGCAACACCTCGATTGCAAGCGCACTGGATGGCGAAAGCGCGTTCATGCACCAGCCCTCGCGCGATGGTGTTTACAACGTCAGTGTCGGCAACCTGACCACAGGCAGCATCAGCAACGGGCGGGCGCTTACCACCGGCAATGTGTCTGTGACGGATGCCAGCCTGGTCACCCGGGCCACTTACAAGATCACATTCGGTCCTGTCGTTGCAGGCGCTACGGCAGGCACCAGCTCGACGAGCTACACCATTGAAGAAATCCCCGCGACCGGCGACCTGCCGACCTTCCCGGGGCCGCCTTACCAGGTCGGTCCGTTTACCGTCCCGGACTACCCGTCTTCCAAACCGGTATCGGTCTTGATTGCCGACCAAGCAGGCCCTCCTGCCATCACCGGCATGCCGGGTCTGTCACTCACCATTACCGGCACACCGGCTGCTGGCGATGTGGTGACCGTGGACCCCAACCCCAGCATCTTCAGCGTGATGGACGACGCCATCCGCGACATTGGTGGAGCCGCCAACGCAAATGCCGCCACCCAAGCCGTGGGCCAGGCTCTGCACAACTTGGACATTGGCATGAACCGGGTTTCTGCGATTCGCGGCCAGGCAGGCGACCTGCTGAACCGGGCCGACCGCATTACCTCCAACCAGGAGAGCAAGAGCATCCAGTTGGAAGCGGACCGATCCCGCGCCGAAGACCTGGACATGATCAAGGGCGTGGCGGACTTCCAGAAC